From a single Hymenobacter sp. YIM 151500-1 genomic region:
- a CDS encoding fasciclin domain-containing protein: MSNASMGASAGVMVGGAMMTPDKDIVDNAVNSSEHTTLVAAVKAAGLVETMKGAGPFTVFAPTNAAFDKLPAGTVNTLVMPENKQKLTTILTYHVVPGRLMANDLKDGQTLTTVEGETLMVHRKGNTVMLHDAKGGMANVTIANVVSSNGVTHVIDAVLMPTK, from the coding sequence ATGAGCAACGCCAGCATGGGCGCCTCGGCTGGGGTGATGGTGGGCGGCGCCATGATGACGCCCGACAAGGACATCGTGGACAATGCAGTTAACTCGTCGGAGCACACCACGCTGGTAGCGGCCGTGAAAGCCGCTGGCCTGGTCGAGACGATGAAAGGCGCGGGTCCTTTCACGGTATTTGCCCCCACCAATGCTGCTTTTGACAAGCTGCCCGCCGGCACCGTCAACACGCTGGTGATGCCCGAAAACAAGCAAAAGCTCACCACCATTCTGACCTACCACGTAGTGCCCGGCCGCCTGATGGCCAACGACCTGAAAGATGGCCAGACGCTGACCACCGTAGAAGGCGAAACCCTGATGGTGCACCGCAAAGGCAACACCGTAATGCTGCACGACGCCAAAGGTGGCATGGCCAACGTGACCATTGCCAACGTGGTATCGAGCAACGGCGTCACGCACGTTATCGACGCGGTGCTCATGCCCACCAAGTAA
- a CDS encoding GNAT family N-acetyltransferase: MSSSIMHQPDEQQFSVTRNGYTAELAYSLPAPGVIDFNHTYVDEGLRGRGVAQELARTALAYARDQQLRVRTSCEFMAGYVQRHPEYQSLLAA; this comes from the coding sequence ATGTCCTCTTCCATCATGCATCAGCCCGACGAGCAGCAGTTTTCAGTAACGCGCAATGGGTACACGGCCGAGCTGGCCTATAGCCTGCCGGCCCCCGGCGTCATCGACTTCAACCACACCTACGTGGATGAAGGGCTGCGCGGCCGCGGCGTAGCCCAGGAGCTGGCCCGCACCGCCCTGGCCTACGCCCGCGACCAGCAGCTGCGGGTGCGCACCAGCTGCGAGTTTATGGCCGGCTACGTGCAGCGCCACCCCGAATACCAGTCCTTGCTGGCCGCGTAA
- a CDS encoding universal stress protein, with protein sequence MPAPFLVLADFTPAADNALAYAAALAATQGAPLVLLHIRRESLLDPDAFTGSIRHLSEGQVAAALAERTRTLPVPATVESAVDGIEAAVDDAVRRHAPALVVLGKPDTESTPDELVSSTTLKLLRATRTPLLVVPAGSTAASVPPRRITLAADNEPFDLKSQLQGMHELLNHLQPQLTVLHVAAPEDDDTCVPALQAVQASGLLNGLPAAQGHSVRHRRLPEGILQGAADTRADLLLLIARRRSFLGQLFNRSVTAQVILHGRLPILLLPALD encoded by the coding sequence ATGCCTGCTCCCTTCCTCGTTCTGGCCGACTTCACTCCGGCCGCCGACAATGCCTTGGCTTACGCAGCGGCGCTGGCCGCTACGCAAGGAGCACCGCTGGTTTTGCTCCACATTCGCCGCGAATCCCTGCTCGACCCGGACGCCTTCACCGGCAGCATTCGCCACCTGAGCGAGGGGCAGGTGGCCGCCGCCCTTGCCGAGCGCACCCGCACGCTACCAGTGCCCGCAACGGTGGAGTCGGCCGTGGATGGGATTGAGGCAGCCGTGGACGACGCCGTTCGTCGCCATGCCCCGGCGCTGGTGGTGCTAGGCAAACCCGACACCGAATCGACGCCCGACGAGCTGGTGAGCAGCACCACGCTAAAGCTGCTGCGCGCCACGCGCACGCCCCTGCTCGTGGTGCCGGCCGGCAGCACCGCCGCGTCCGTACCGCCCCGCCGCATCACGCTGGCCGCCGACAACGAGCCGTTTGACCTGAAGTCCCAGTTGCAGGGAATGCACGAGCTGCTGAACCACTTGCAGCCCCAGCTGACGGTGCTTCATGTGGCGGCTCCCGAAGACGACGACACCTGTGTTCCGGCCCTGCAAGCGGTACAAGCCAGCGGCCTGCTCAACGGCCTGCCCGCGGCCCAGGGCCACAGTGTGCGCCACCGCCGCCTGCCCGAGGGCATTTTGCAGGGCGCTGCCGATACCCGCGCCGACTTGCTCCTGCTTATTGCCCGCCGCCGCAGCTTTCTGGGGCAGTTGTTCAACCGCAGCGTCACCGCCCAAGTTATCCTGCACGGCCGCCTGCCCATCCTGCTGCTGCCGGCGTTGGACTGA
- a CDS encoding SemiSWEET transporter, with the protein MDASLISALGLLAASLTTIAYVPQVVQTYRARSGAGLSLPMLLLFSTGVLCWLLYGLLRHDWPVILANAATLSLTVPLLLMKLRFK; encoded by the coding sequence ATGGATGCTTCTTTGATTTCAGCGTTGGGCCTGCTGGCGGCTTCGCTCACAACTATTGCCTACGTGCCCCAGGTGGTGCAAACGTACCGGGCCCGGTCGGGGGCGGGTTTGTCGCTGCCCATGTTGCTGCTGTTTTCTACCGGGGTGCTGTGCTGGCTGCTGTACGGCTTGCTGCGCCACGACTGGCCGGTGATTCTGGCCAACGCCGCCACCCTGTCGCTGACCGTGCCCCTGCTGCTGATGAAGCTGCGCTTCAAATAG
- a CDS encoding TonB-dependent receptor family protein — MRPCLVVSFLMLPAAVLAQTPPPLSALAPDTLRQPVALSEATVTGYGQQLPLRRTAAAVGVIDAAVLERFPQNALTQAVNTLPGVRLEERATASYRLSVRGSTLRSPFGVRNVKVYYQGLPFTEAGGTTPLNLLDPSLIGRLEVIKGPAGSVYGAGTGGAVLLESRRPVPGQARAQVGFTAGSFGLRRTTAAVEQGTATGYVRAQYARQTLQDGYRQNSALRRGVLALDGEWQPADRHTLALHLLYTDLDYQIPGSLTRAQFEQNPRQARPATATAPGTVEQRAGYASRTALVGGTHTVRFSERLQLASTLYGTGSVVRTPFLIDIERNTLLGGGGRVVASYRTALAGRTLRLQAGAEGQTGFENSRNYQNRAGTPGPLRYDDEIRTSTGFAFAQADYELPADLLLTVGASYNRLRYRIGRVSDAAARPQGYELRRDFRPQLAPRVAVLREFGPTLAVYGSVSTGFSPPTDEEIRPSDGSLNRALQAERGTSYEVGARGKLWQQRLTYDLALYDLRQRQTITSYTNEQGVQLFRNAGTTRQRGLEAAVGAWLWQMVAPRSKPQAARSAVDAGTYGLRAWASYAYNHYRFGRYESGGQDFSGNRLTGTAPHTLTAGLDFSQARGVYLNPTINHQARLPLNDANTEYAAGYWTLGSRAGWRRTLGRLGLDVFGGVENATDRRYSLGNDLNAFGGRYFQPAPGRNFYGGVQAAVAL, encoded by the coding sequence ATGCGTCCTTGCCTTGTCGTTTCCTTTCTGATGCTGCCCGCGGCTGTCCTGGCCCAAACGCCCCCGCCGCTTTCGGCCCTGGCCCCCGATACTCTACGCCAGCCCGTAGCCTTGTCCGAAGCCACCGTGACGGGCTACGGCCAGCAGCTGCCATTGCGGCGCACCGCAGCGGCCGTGGGCGTGATAGACGCGGCCGTGCTGGAACGGTTTCCGCAGAACGCCCTGACCCAAGCCGTAAACACGCTGCCGGGGGTGCGCCTGGAGGAGCGGGCCACGGCCAGCTACCGCCTTAGCGTGCGGGGCAGCACGCTCCGCTCGCCGTTTGGGGTGCGCAACGTGAAGGTGTACTACCAGGGCCTGCCCTTCACCGAGGCCGGGGGCACCACACCCCTCAACCTGCTCGACCCCAGTCTGATTGGGCGGCTGGAGGTGATAAAAGGGCCAGCGGGCAGCGTGTACGGGGCCGGCACCGGCGGGGCCGTGCTGCTGGAAAGCCGCCGCCCCGTTCCCGGCCAAGCCCGCGCCCAGGTGGGCTTCACAGCTGGCTCGTTCGGGCTGCGGCGCACCACGGCCGCCGTGGAGCAGGGTACCGCCACCGGCTACGTACGGGCCCAGTATGCCCGCCAAACCCTTCAGGACGGCTACCGCCAAAACAGCGCCCTGCGCCGCGGCGTGCTGGCCCTGGACGGGGAGTGGCAGCCCGCCGACCGGCACACCCTGGCCCTGCACCTGCTCTACACCGACCTCGACTACCAGATTCCGGGCAGCCTCACCCGCGCCCAGTTCGAGCAGAACCCCCGTCAGGCTCGCCCCGCCACGGCCACCGCGCCGGGCACCGTGGAGCAGCGGGCCGGCTACGCCTCGCGCACGGCCCTGGTGGGCGGCACCCACACGGTGCGCTTCTCGGAGCGGCTGCAACTGGCTTCCACACTATACGGCACGGGCAGCGTGGTGCGCACGCCGTTTCTGATAGATATTGAGCGCAACACCCTGCTGGGCGGGGGCGGACGCGTAGTGGCCAGCTACCGTACGGCCCTGGCCGGCCGCACCCTGCGCCTGCAAGCCGGCGCCGAGGGCCAGACCGGCTTTGAAAACTCCCGCAACTACCAGAACCGCGCCGGCACGCCCGGCCCCCTGCGCTACGACGATGAAATCCGGACCAGCACCGGCTTTGCCTTTGCCCAGGCCGACTACGAGCTGCCCGCCGATTTGCTGCTGACCGTGGGGGCCAGCTACAACCGCCTGCGCTACCGCATCGGCCGGGTGTCGGATGCGGCGGCGCGGCCCCAGGGCTACGAGCTGCGCCGCGACTTCCGGCCCCAGCTGGCCCCGCGGGTGGCGGTGCTGCGCGAATTTGGGCCGACTCTGGCCGTGTACGGCAGCGTAAGCACCGGCTTCTCGCCGCCCACCGACGAGGAAATCCGGCCTTCGGATGGCTCCCTGAACCGGGCCTTGCAGGCCGAGCGCGGCACCAGCTACGAGGTGGGCGCCCGGGGCAAGCTCTGGCAGCAGCGCTTAACCTACGACCTGGCCCTCTACGACCTGCGCCAGCGCCAGACTATTACCAGCTACACCAACGAGCAGGGCGTGCAGCTGTTCCGCAACGCCGGCACCACCCGGCAGCGGGGCCTGGAAGCCGCCGTGGGTGCCTGGCTGTGGCAGATGGTAGCTCCACGCTCCAAGCCGCAAGCTGCCCGCTCCGCGGTTGATGCTGGCACGTACGGCCTGCGGGCCTGGGCCAGCTACGCCTACAACCACTACCGTTTCGGGCGCTACGAAAGCGGCGGGCAGGATTTCAGCGGCAACCGCCTCACCGGCACCGCCCCGCACACGCTCACCGCCGGCCTCGACTTCAGCCAGGCGCGGGGGGTCTACCTCAACCCCACCATCAACCACCAAGCCCGCCTGCCCCTCAACGACGCCAATACCGAGTACGCCGCCGGCTACTGGACCCTTGGCAGCCGCGCCGGCTGGCGCCGCACCCTGGGCCGCCTGGGCCTCGACGTGTTCGGGGGCGTGGAAAATGCCACGGACCGCCGCTACAGCCTCGGCAACGACCTCAACGCCTTCGGCGGCCGCTACTTTCAGCCCGCGCCCGGCCGCAATTTCTACGGCGGCGTGCAGGCTGCCGTGGCACTATAG
- a CDS encoding PQQ-dependent sugar dehydrogenase: MHLLSTSLATSFLLLGSLAASAQNEYKQTVKDGYAVNVFKPQSVEATDARVAGLKVPAGFTVSKFAEKVGKPRMLVVAPNGDVYFSDRDQGTVTLLRDTNRDGRADQTVEVARRPDLHGLALQGNRLYLTSIRELYAADIKADGTLGELKTIYQDLPDAGQHPNRTMHFGPDGKLYLSIGSTCNACDERNKEQATLLQVNLDGSGRRVWAKGLRNTIGFGWHPRTQALYGFDHGIDWLGDEDQREELNQLREGADYGWPYVYADGKIPPHPQPANETPQQYAAKTAKPVQLYDAHAAPLDMLFYTGSQFPQAYRHDAFVTMHGSWNRAQPSGYKVVRVRFNEQGQPTGFEDFLTGFLVDNNKAQFGRVCGLAQHTDGSLLITDDSNGIIYRVAYAAPSGKKRG, encoded by the coding sequence ATGCACCTGCTTTCAACCTCCCTCGCAACTTCCTTCCTGCTGCTCGGCAGCCTGGCCGCTTCAGCCCAAAACGAGTACAAACAGACCGTGAAAGACGGGTACGCCGTCAACGTGTTTAAGCCCCAATCCGTGGAAGCCACCGACGCCCGCGTGGCGGGGCTGAAGGTGCCGGCGGGCTTCACCGTCAGCAAGTTTGCCGAGAAAGTGGGCAAGCCGCGCATGCTGGTGGTAGCCCCCAATGGCGACGTGTACTTCTCGGACCGCGACCAGGGCACGGTGACCCTGCTACGCGACACCAACCGCGACGGCCGCGCCGACCAAACGGTCGAAGTAGCCCGCCGCCCCGACCTGCACGGGCTGGCCCTGCAAGGCAACCGGCTCTACCTCACCTCCATCCGGGAGCTGTACGCGGCCGACATCAAGGCCGATGGCACCTTGGGCGAGCTGAAAACCATCTACCAGGACCTGCCCGACGCCGGCCAGCACCCCAACCGCACCATGCACTTCGGGCCCGACGGTAAGCTCTACCTCTCCATCGGCAGCACCTGCAACGCCTGCGACGAGCGGAACAAAGAGCAGGCTACCCTGCTGCAAGTAAACCTTGACGGCTCGGGCCGGCGCGTGTGGGCCAAGGGCCTACGCAACACCATCGGCTTCGGGTGGCACCCGCGCACCCAGGCCCTGTACGGCTTCGACCACGGCATCGACTGGCTGGGCGACGAAGACCAGCGCGAAGAGCTGAACCAGCTGCGCGAAGGCGCCGACTACGGCTGGCCCTACGTGTACGCCGACGGCAAAATTCCGCCCCATCCCCAGCCCGCCAACGAAACGCCCCAGCAGTACGCCGCCAAAACCGCGAAGCCCGTGCAGCTCTACGACGCCCACGCCGCCCCGCTGGATATGCTGTTCTACACCGGCAGCCAGTTTCCGCAGGCCTACCGCCACGATGCCTTCGTGACCATGCACGGCTCCTGGAACCGCGCCCAGCCCAGCGGCTACAAAGTGGTGCGGGTGCGCTTCAACGAGCAAGGCCAGCCCACCGGCTTCGAGGATTTCCTGACCGGCTTCCTGGTCGACAACAACAAAGCCCAGTTCGGCCGCGTCTGCGGCCTGGCCCAGCACACGGATGGCTCCTTGCTGATTACGGACGACTCCAACGGCATCATCTACCGCGTGGCGTATGCTGCGCCAAGTGGCAAGAAGCGCGGGTAG
- a CDS encoding cation:dicarboxylate symporter family transporter translates to MKKLSRNLTVQVLTAIALGILVGALFPAVGASLQPVGDVFVRLIKMLIAPIIFLTVVLGMGSMGSLRQVGRVGGKALLYFELVTTLALLIGVMAANLLQPGTGINTRGVASQAAAAQQYARQAAGMDWGAFFLHIIPESFVGAFAQGDVLQVLVVAVLVGLALSRTPPAGRAALLPALEQLSHLFFGVLGLVMKLAPLGAFGDLAFTIGTYGLAALLPLAKLMGTVYITMAVFVFGVLSGIAYLYRFSLWRLLTAPIFPYAYSLP, encoded by the coding sequence ATGAAAAAACTCTCCCGCAACCTGACCGTGCAGGTGCTTACGGCCATTGCCCTGGGTATTCTGGTGGGGGCGCTGTTTCCGGCGGTGGGGGCCAGTCTGCAGCCGGTGGGCGACGTGTTCGTGCGGCTCATCAAGATGCTGATTGCGCCCATCATCTTCCTGACGGTGGTGCTGGGCATGGGGAGCATGGGCAGCCTGCGGCAGGTGGGGCGCGTGGGTGGTAAGGCCCTGCTGTACTTTGAGCTGGTGACGACGCTGGCCTTACTCATCGGGGTGATGGCGGCCAACCTGCTGCAACCCGGCACGGGCATCAACACCCGCGGCGTAGCCTCGCAAGCTGCCGCCGCCCAGCAGTACGCCCGCCAGGCCGCTGGCATGGACTGGGGCGCCTTTTTCCTGCACATCATCCCAGAAAGCTTCGTGGGCGCCTTTGCTCAGGGCGACGTACTGCAAGTGCTGGTGGTGGCCGTGCTGGTAGGGCTGGCCCTGAGCCGCACCCCGCCCGCGGGCCGCGCGGCCCTGCTGCCGGCTCTGGAGCAGCTCAGCCACTTGTTTTTCGGGGTGCTGGGCCTGGTCATGAAGCTGGCTCCGCTGGGTGCTTTTGGGGACTTGGCTTTTACCATCGGCACGTACGGCCTGGCCGCCCTGCTGCCTCTGGCTAAGCTCATGGGCACCGTCTACATCACCATGGCTGTGTTTGTGTTTGGGGTGCTGAGCGGCATTGCCTACCTGTACCGGTTTAGCTTGTGGCGGCTGCTTACTGCTCCGATTTTTCCGTATGCCTACTCTCTCCCCTGA